From one Flavobacterium sp. N502536 genomic stretch:
- the uvrA gene encoding excinuclease ABC subunit UvrA, whose product MQIDLSTLDPKHNIIIKGAQVHNLKNVDVAIPRNKLVVITGLSGSGKSSLAFDTLYAEGQRRYVESLSSYARQFLGRLDKPKVEYIKGIAPAIAIEQKVNTTNARSTVGTSTEIYDYIKLLFARIGRTYSPVSGQEVKKNTVTDVITDVKALELDSKWLLLAPIHLEEGRQLEDKLKVLLQQGFARILVNNEMVRLDDFSPADLHQLDNKDILLIIDRIVVKDEEEFYNRLADAVQTAFFEGKGICYLQELNSDKRFSYSNNFELDGITFLEPNVHLFSFNNPYGACPVCEGYGNIIGIDSDLVVPNTSLSVFESAIYPWRGESMSWYKDELVKHAYKFDFPIHKPYFELSEEQKEVLWKGNQYFQGLNDFFKELEEKNYKIQNRVMLSRYRGKTKCHVCRGKRLREEASYVKINGKTVSDLVDLPIKHLVTFFKNIDLNVYEQQIAKRLMVEINNRLSFLTEVGLDYLTLNRNSATLSGGESQRINLATSLGSSLVGSMYILDEPSIGLHPKDSERLIKVLLSLRDLGNTVIVVEHDEDIMKAADMIIDIGPEAGTFGGKLVAQGTYKEILQSDSLTAKYLNGDLEISVPKRRRKFKNHIDIVGARENNLKNINVTFPLDVLTVVTGVSGSGKSTLIKKILFPAMQKKLDSAAEKAGQFSELKGSFSQIKHIEYVDQNPIGRSSRSNPVTYIKAYDDIRDLYAKEKLSKIRGYQAKHFSFNVDGGRCETCKGEGSINVEMVFMADVSLPCETCGGKRFKKEILEINFDEKNINDILTMTIDDAIAFFDKNKQTKITQKLQPLQDVGLGYVQLGQSSSTLSGGEAQRIKLASFLVKGVTKDKALFVFDEPTTGLHFHDIKKLMASFDALIEKGHSIIVIEHNLDLIKCADWIIDLGPEGGENGGHLLAVGTPEDIVKVKESVTGIYLKDKL is encoded by the coding sequence ATGCAAATTGATCTTTCGACACTCGACCCAAAACATAATATTATCATTAAAGGAGCGCAGGTACATAATTTAAAAAATGTAGATGTTGCAATACCCCGAAATAAACTTGTTGTTATTACTGGTCTTTCAGGATCTGGTAAATCAAGTTTGGCATTTGATACCTTGTATGCCGAAGGACAGCGCCGTTATGTAGAAAGTTTATCTTCCTATGCACGTCAGTTTTTGGGACGTTTGGACAAACCGAAGGTAGAATACATTAAAGGTATTGCCCCTGCTATTGCGATTGAACAAAAGGTAAATACAACCAATGCCCGTTCTACAGTTGGAACTTCTACAGAAATATACGATTATATCAAACTTTTGTTTGCCCGAATTGGCCGTACCTATTCGCCAGTTTCCGGACAGGAAGTGAAAAAAAACACAGTTACCGATGTCATTACCGATGTGAAAGCTTTAGAACTTGACAGCAAATGGCTGCTTCTTGCTCCTATTCATCTCGAGGAAGGCAGACAGTTGGAAGACAAATTAAAAGTACTGTTGCAACAAGGGTTTGCCCGTATTTTAGTCAACAATGAAATGGTACGTCTGGACGATTTTTCACCGGCAGATCTTCATCAATTAGACAATAAGGATATATTGCTGATTATTGACCGTATCGTGGTTAAAGACGAAGAAGAATTCTACAACCGTCTGGCTGATGCTGTACAGACTGCTTTTTTTGAAGGAAAAGGCATTTGTTATTTACAGGAATTAAACTCCGATAAAAGATTCTCCTATTCTAATAATTTTGAATTGGATGGCATTACCTTTTTAGAACCCAACGTTCATTTATTCAGTTTCAATAATCCGTATGGAGCCTGCCCAGTTTGTGAAGGTTATGGAAATATTATCGGCATCGATTCCGATTTGGTCGTCCCAAATACTTCCTTATCTGTTTTCGAAAGTGCTATTTATCCCTGGAGAGGCGAAAGCATGAGCTGGTACAAAGACGAGCTGGTAAAACATGCATACAAATTTGATTTCCCGATTCACAAACCCTATTTCGAACTCTCAGAAGAACAGAAAGAGGTTTTATGGAAAGGAAACCAGTATTTTCAAGGTCTGAATGATTTTTTCAAAGAACTTGAAGAGAAAAATTATAAAATTCAAAATCGTGTCATGTTGTCCCGTTACCGCGGAAAAACAAAATGTCACGTTTGCCGTGGAAAACGTTTACGCGAAGAGGCTTCTTACGTAAAAATCAACGGAAAAACGGTTTCAGATTTAGTCGATCTGCCTATTAAACATTTGGTTACTTTTTTCAAAAACATCGATTTAAATGTTTACGAACAGCAGATTGCGAAACGATTAATGGTTGAAATCAACAACCGTTTGTCCTTTTTGACCGAAGTAGGCTTGGATTACCTGACTTTAAATCGAAACTCGGCAACACTTTCGGGAGGAGAATCACAACGTATCAATCTGGCCACTTCGCTAGGGAGCAGCCTTGTTGGATCGATGTACATCCTCGATGAACCCAGTATTGGTTTGCACCCTAAAGATTCCGAAAGGTTAATTAAGGTTTTACTATCACTACGTGATTTAGGCAATACAGTAATCGTGGTAGAACACGATGAAGACATCATGAAGGCTGCCGATATGATTATTGATATTGGTCCCGAAGCCGGAACTTTTGGTGGAAAATTAGTAGCCCAGGGCACTTATAAAGAGATTCTGCAATCGGATTCGCTTACTGCCAAATACCTGAACGGTGATTTAGAAATTTCGGTTCCAAAAAGAAGACGAAAATTCAAAAACCATATTGATATTGTCGGAGCAAGAGAGAATAACTTAAAAAATATCAATGTTACTTTTCCTTTGGACGTTTTAACTGTTGTCACCGGAGTCTCAGGAAGCGGAAAAAGTACACTGATTAAGAAGATACTCTTTCCGGCCATGCAAAAAAAGCTGGACAGTGCTGCCGAAAAAGCGGGTCAGTTTAGCGAACTAAAAGGTTCTTTTTCGCAAATCAAACATATCGAATACGTCGATCAAAATCCAATTGGAAGAAGCTCCAGATCCAATCCGGTAACGTACATCAAAGCGTACGATGATATTCGTGATTTGTATGCAAAAGAAAAATTATCCAAAATAAGAGGGTATCAGGCCAAACACTTTTCTTTTAACGTAGACGGTGGCCGATGCGAAACCTGTAAAGGAGAAGGATCTATAAATGTCGAGATGGTCTTTATGGCCGATGTTTCGCTACCCTGCGAAACCTGTGGTGGTAAACGTTTCAAAAAAGAAATTCTAGAAATCAATTTCGACGAGAAAAACATCAACGATATTCTAACCATGACTATTGATGATGCCATTGCATTTTTTGACAAAAACAAGCAAACCAAAATCACACAAAAATTACAACCTTTACAAGACGTAGGTTTGGGTTATGTGCAACTGGGGCAGTCATCTTCAACGCTTTCGGGTGGTGAAGCACAACGTATTAAACTTGCTTCCTTTTTGGTAAAAGGGGTTACAAAAGACAAGGCTTTATTTGTTTTTGACGAACCTACAACCGGTCTGCATTTTCATGATATCAAAAAATTAATGGCTTCCTTTGATGCCTTAATCGAAAAAGGGCATTCCATCATCGTAATTGAACACAATCTCGATCTTATCAAATGTGCCGACTGGATTATTGATCTGGGGCCCGAAGGTGGTGAAAATGGTGGGCATTTACTGGCCGTAGGAACTCCTGAAGACATTGTAAAAGTAAAAGAATCCGTTACCGGGATATACCTGAAAGACAAGTTATAA
- a CDS encoding RNA polymerase sigma factor, which translates to MADVHIPDALLVKNYVEGNENALATLIKRHESKIYGFIYSKIADRDISNDIFQDTFIKVIKTLKSNSYNEEGKFLPWVMRISHNLIVDHFRKTKKMPMYRETEEFSIFSVMSDDSLTIENKLIFDQVEVDLKRIIEELPEDQKEVLVMRMYQDMSFKEISELTDVSINTALGRMRYALMNLRKIIDKHQIILTN; encoded by the coding sequence ATGGCTGATGTGCATATTCCTGACGCTCTATTGGTAAAAAATTATGTCGAGGGCAACGAAAATGCTCTTGCGACATTAATTAAAAGGCACGAGTCTAAGATATATGGATTTATATATTCAAAGATTGCGGATAGAGATATTTCAAATGATATTTTTCAAGACACTTTTATTAAGGTGATCAAAACCTTAAAAAGTAATTCCTATAACGAAGAAGGTAAATTCCTGCCTTGGGTAATGCGTATTTCTCACAATCTGATTGTGGATCACTTTCGTAAAACCAAAAAAATGCCGATGTACCGGGAAACTGAAGAGTTTTCTATATTTTCGGTCATGTCGGATGATTCTTTAACCATCGAAAATAAATTGATTTTTGATCAGGTTGAAGTTGACTTAAAAAGAATAATTGAAGAGCTGCCTGAGGATCAAAAAGAAGTGCTGGTAATGCGTATGTATCAGGACATGAGTTTTAAAGAAATTTCTGAACTTACAGATGTCAGTATCAATACGGCATTGGGAAGAATGCGTTATGCTTTGATGAATTTGAGAAAAATTATTGATAAACATCAAATTATTTTAACCAACTAA
- a CDS encoding endonuclease III domain-containing protein, giving the protein MNKEARVTFVINTLKELYPTIPVPLDHKDPYTLLIAVLLSAQCTDVRVNQITPLLFAKADNPYDMIKMSVEEIKEIIRPCGLSPMKSKGIHGLSHILIDKHNGEVPQSFEALEALPAVGHKTASVVMSQAFGVPAFPVDTHIHRLMYRWNLSNGKNVTQTEKDAKRLFPRELWNDLHLQIIWYGREYSPARGWSLEKDIITRTVGKKSLLEEAAKK; this is encoded by the coding sequence ATGAATAAAGAAGCTCGCGTTACATTTGTTATAAATACGTTAAAAGAACTCTACCCTACTATACCTGTACCTTTAGATCACAAAGACCCGTACACCTTGTTAATTGCAGTTTTACTTTCGGCACAATGTACTGATGTTCGCGTGAACCAGATTACCCCTTTACTTTTTGCAAAAGCCGATAATCCGTATGACATGATTAAAATGTCGGTTGAAGAAATTAAAGAAATCATCCGTCCTTGCGGTTTGTCTCCAATGAAATCTAAAGGAATTCATGGATTATCACATATTTTAATTGACAAGCACAACGGTGAAGTACCTCAGAGTTTTGAGGCTTTGGAAGCCTTACCGGCAGTTGGACATAAAACGGCAAGTGTAGTGATGTCGCAGGCCTTTGGTGTCCCTGCTTTTCCGGTCGACACACACATTCACCGATTGATGTACAGATGGAATCTTTCGAACGGGAAAAACGTAACACAAACTGAAAAAGATGCCAAAAGATTATTTCCAAGAGAATTATGGAATGATTTACACCTGCAGATTATTTGGTACGGACGCGAATATTCGCCCGCCAGAGGATGGAGCCTCGAAAAAGATATTATTACGCGGACTGTTGGTAAAAAATCTTTATTAGAAGAAGCTGCCAAAAAGTAA
- the bcp gene encoding thioredoxin-dependent thiol peroxidase, with the protein MVTLQKGDKAPNFSGTDQDGKTHKLADYAGKKLVVFFYPKASTPGCTAEACDLRDNFERFKANNYELLGVSADSQKAQLKFKDKYEFPFPLLADEDKSVINAFGVWGPKKFMGREYDGIHRTTFVIDENGIIEEVIAQVKTKEHAAQILK; encoded by the coding sequence ATGGTAACATTACAAAAAGGCGATAAAGCACCAAATTTCTCAGGAACAGATCAGGATGGTAAGACACATAAACTGGCCGATTACGCTGGAAAAAAACTGGTCGTTTTCTTTTATCCAAAGGCAAGCACGCCAGGATGTACCGCTGAAGCTTGTGATTTAAGAGATAATTTTGAGCGTTTTAAAGCGAACAATTATGAGCTTTTAGGGGTAAGTGCCGACAGTCAGAAAGCACAGTTGAAATTCAAGGATAAATATGAATTTCCTTTTCCGCTATTGGCAGATGAAGACAAATCAGTAATCAATGCATTTGGAGTTTGGGGACCTAAAAAGTTTATGGGAAGAGAGTACGACGGAATCCACAGAACTACTTTTGTTATAGACGAAAACGGAATTATCGAAGAAGTGATTGCTCAGGTGAAGACGAAAGAACACGCTGCGCAGATTTTGAAGTAA
- a CDS encoding MBL fold metallo-hydrolase — MKVYFLGTGTSQGIPIIGVDHPVCKSTDAKDKRLRVSIWITWGEHSYVIDCGPDFRQQMLSCGCRKLDAILFTHEHADHTAGLDDIRPYNFRQGEIPVYAHQRVIDNLKRRFDYVFETVNKYPGAPSVKTIEVVNNVPFAVGDKTAIPINVMHGDLQVFGYRIDDFAYLTDVKTIDKAEVEKLKNLKVLVVNALRVEPHDTHFNLQEALDFIELVKPEVAYLTHISHVLGFHEEVQKQLPENVFLAYDNLEITI, encoded by the coding sequence TTGAAGGTATATTTTTTAGGTACTGGTACTTCTCAGGGCATTCCGATAATCGGAGTGGATCATCCAGTTTGTAAAAGCACTGATGCTAAGGATAAAAGACTTCGTGTGTCCATCTGGATTACATGGGGCGAGCATTCGTACGTGATTGATTGTGGACCTGATTTCAGACAGCAAATGCTTTCCTGCGGCTGCCGAAAACTCGATGCAATCTTATTTACACATGAACATGCCGATCATACAGCCGGTCTGGATGATATTCGTCCGTATAATTTCAGACAGGGTGAAATTCCCGTGTATGCACATCAGCGTGTAATCGACAACTTAAAACGTCGTTTTGATTATGTTTTTGAAACAGTAAACAAATATCCGGGAGCACCCAGCGTTAAAACGATCGAAGTAGTCAATAACGTGCCTTTTGCAGTTGGCGACAAAACAGCAATTCCAATTAATGTCATGCATGGTGATTTGCAGGTTTTTGGATACCGCATTGATGATTTTGCTTATTTGACGGATGTGAAAACGATTGATAAAGCCGAAGTTGAAAAGCTGAAGAACTTAAAAGTACTGGTGGTCAATGCGCTGCGCGTAGAGCCGCACGATACGCACTTTAATTTGCAGGAAGCACTTGATTTTATTGAGCTGGTGAAACCTGAAGTCGCTTATTTAACACATATCAGCCACGTTTTGGGCTTTCACGAAGAAGTGCAAAAACAATTGCCGGAAAATGTTTTTCTGGCCTATGACAATTTAGAAATTACAATTTAA
- a CDS encoding helix-turn-helix domain-containing protein, with protein MKTYTLEAVTDELVGEIGTPNRDQFEYDLQLDLIANAIRQTRKERNLTQEDLGKLIGVQKAQISKLENNTGNVTIETLIKVFTALKAKVTLQIKL; from the coding sequence ATGAAAACATATACATTAGAAGCAGTAACAGATGAGTTAGTTGGTGAAATAGGAACACCAAACAGAGATCAGTTTGAATATGACTTACAGCTGGATTTAATTGCCAATGCTATCAGACAAACTCGAAAAGAACGCAATTTAACTCAGGAAGATCTGGGTAAACTTATAGGAGTTCAAAAAGCACAAATTTCAAAATTAGAAAACAACACCGGAAATGTTACGATCGAAACGCTAATTAAAGTTTTTACCGCTTTAAAAGCTAAAGTTACCCTTCAGATAAAACTATAA
- a CDS encoding type II toxin-antitoxin system RelE/ParE family toxin yields MEKLFEIQFLEEAYFFLKNLESKHSEKIIYNIRKAQLKNDPELFKKLTDDIWELRTLYQGNHYRLLAFWDKTSTKNTLVIATHGFVKKQSKVAPKEILKAKKIQLNYFKEKE; encoded by the coding sequence ATGGAAAAACTTTTTGAAATTCAGTTTCTTGAAGAAGCTTATTTCTTTTTGAAGAACCTGGAATCAAAACACTCGGAAAAAATCATTTACAACATTCGTAAAGCACAACTAAAAAATGATCCGGAGCTTTTCAAAAAACTAACCGATGATATTTGGGAACTTCGAACGCTTTATCAAGGAAACCACTATCGATTACTTGCTTTTTGGGATAAAACCAGTACAAAAAACACCTTAGTAATAGCAACACATGGATTTGTAAAGAAACAAAGTAAGGTTGCTCCCAAAGAAATTTTAAAAGCAAAAAAGATACAACTGAATTATTTTAAAGAGAAAGAGTAA
- a CDS encoding alpha/beta hydrolase, with protein sequence MNLSLEYKIQAPKVILDKNPVLLLLHGYGSNEADLFSFATELPDHYYIISARAPYDIQYGAYAWYAINFDADQNKFSDNEQAKTSRDVIASFIDELAANYPIDANNVTLVGFSQGSILSYAVALSYPEKVQRVVAMSGYFNEEIIKEGYEKNNFANLKIFASHGTVDQVIPVEWARKTPAILENLNIPVTYKEYPVGHGVAPQNFFDFKNWLTL encoded by the coding sequence ATGAATCTATCTCTAGAATATAAAATACAAGCACCAAAAGTTATCTTAGACAAAAATCCTGTTTTACTTTTGTTACACGGATATGGCAGTAACGAAGCCGATTTATTTTCGTTTGCAACCGAACTTCCTGATCATTATTACATTATTTCGGCCAGAGCTCCTTACGACATACAATATGGCGCTTATGCTTGGTACGCCATTAATTTTGATGCCGATCAGAATAAATTTTCAGACAATGAACAGGCAAAAACTTCCCGTGATGTAATTGCTTCTTTCATTGATGAATTGGCTGCAAATTATCCTATTGATGCAAACAATGTAACTTTGGTTGGTTTCAGTCAGGGATCTATTTTAAGCTATGCCGTGGCGCTTTCGTATCCCGAAAAAGTACAACGCGTAGTGGCTATGAGTGGTTATTTCAACGAAGAAATCATCAAAGAAGGTTACGAAAAAAACAACTTTGCAAATCTAAAAATATTTGCCTCTCACGGAACTGTCGATCAGGTTATACCAGTTGAATGGGCTAGAAAAACTCCGGCAATTTTAGAAAATTTAAACATCCCGGTAACGTATAAAGAATACCCGGTTGGACATGGTGTTGCTCCGCAAAATTTCTTTGACTTTAAGAATTGGCTGACGCTCTAA
- a CDS encoding membrane protein, translated as MNNSIEKGKPIAITSYILIIGVLIAMSMNSEDKNSFASFHIRQALGLSLTFISFGAIISNFDSFFITFPMWICISILWTYGIFTAIQGQTKPIPLVGELFQKWFQKIG; from the coding sequence ATGAACAATTCAATTGAAAAGGGAAAACCAATCGCAATCACCAGTTATATTTTGATTATTGGGGTATTAATTGCCATGTCGATGAATTCTGAAGACAAAAACAGCTTTGCTTCTTTCCACATCCGCCAGGCATTAGGACTTTCCCTGACCTTTATTTCATTCGGAGCCATCATCAGCAATTTTGACAGCTTCTTTATTACTTTCCCAATGTGGATCTGTATTTCGATTTTATGGACTTATGGCATTTTTACCGCTATACAGGGGCAAACAAAGCCAATTCCATTAGTGGGAGAACTTTTCCAAAAATGGTTTCAAAAAATTGGGTAA
- a CDS encoding dihydroorotase, which yields MKIIIRSAKIIDSKSPFHNQTVDLLIADGLIEKIGTSILDIEDTTEVKFDNLHLSQGWFDSSVSFGEPGYEDRETIANGLKVAAKSGFTAVALQPNSYPVIDNQSQVNFVKNKAAGFATELSPIGALTKASEGKDMAELFDMKKAGAVAFGDYNKSIDNANLLKIALQYVQDFDGLVITYAQDPNLKGNGVANEGIVSTRLGLKGIPALAEELQVARNLFLLEYTGGKLHIPTVSTAKTVALIKEAKAKGLQVSCSVAVHHLVLTDEKLEEFDTRFKVTPPLRNETDRTALLNAVLDGTIDMITSDHNPIDIEFKKMEFDTAKNGTIGLESAFGTLLTVLPLETVIEKLTLGKSVFGIQNNTIAEGSKANFTFFNPEGKSTFTKQNILSKSKNSAFLGAEIKGTVYGILNQNKLVTSK from the coding sequence ATGAAAATAATCATCAGAAGCGCCAAAATTATCGATTCAAAAAGTCCGTTTCACAATCAGACTGTTGATCTTTTAATTGCAGATGGTTTAATTGAGAAAATAGGAACTTCAATTCTTGATATCGAGGACACAACCGAAGTAAAATTTGATAATTTACATCTTTCTCAAGGTTGGTTTGACAGCAGTGTTTCCTTCGGAGAACCAGGTTATGAAGACAGAGAAACGATCGCTAACGGATTAAAGGTCGCTGCAAAAAGCGGTTTTACAGCCGTTGCCCTGCAACCCAACTCCTACCCTGTTATTGACAATCAATCACAGGTAAATTTTGTAAAAAACAAAGCAGCCGGTTTTGCAACAGAACTTTCCCCAATTGGAGCTTTAACCAAAGCCAGCGAAGGAAAAGACATGGCAGAATTATTCGATATGAAGAAAGCGGGAGCCGTCGCTTTTGGAGATTACAACAAAAGCATCGACAATGCCAATCTTTTAAAAATTGCTTTGCAGTACGTACAGGATTTCGATGGTTTAGTGATCACTTACGCACAAGACCCTAACCTAAAAGGAAACGGAGTTGCCAATGAAGGAATCGTTTCAACCAGATTAGGTCTTAAAGGAATCCCTGCTCTGGCAGAAGAACTTCAGGTGGCAAGAAACTTATTTTTACTGGAATACACTGGTGGAAAATTACACATTCCGACCGTATCTACAGCAAAAACAGTAGCATTAATCAAAGAAGCAAAAGCAAAAGGTTTACAAGTAAGCTGTAGTGTTGCAGTGCATCATCTTGTACTGACCGATGAAAAACTGGAGGAATTTGATACCCGTTTTAAAGTCACACCACCACTTAGAAACGAAACGGACAGAACTGCTCTTTTAAATGCCGTTTTAGACGGGACAATTGACATGATAACTTCTGATCACAACCCAATCGATATCGAATTCAAGAAAATGGAATTTGATACGGCTAAAAACGGAACAATTGGTCTTGAAAGCGCTTTTGGTACTCTATTAACCGTTTTACCTTTAGAAACCGTAATTGAAAAGTTAACTTTAGGAAAATCTGTTTTCGGAATTCAAAACAATACTATTGCTGAAGGTTCAAAAGCCAACTTCACTTTCTTTAATCCGGAAGGAAAATCAACTTTTACAAAACAAAATATTCTCTCTAAATCCAAAAACTCGGCTTTTTTAGGAGCAGAAATCAAAGGAACTGTGTACGGAATATTAAATCAAAATAAACTTGTTACCTCTAAATAA
- a CDS encoding vWA domain-containing protein, with protein sequence MHFKHPEILYFLFLLIVPILVHLFQLRRFKTSFFTNVRFLKELAIQTRKSSKIKKRLLLATRLLLLTCIILAFAQPFFQAKDSKNAANEMYIILDNSFSMQAKGKKGELLKRAVQELLENTPENTSFSLLTNTENYWNTDIKSSKSALQNLKYSATPFELPSIMAKIKAHKSAHKKDIVVITDAVGLAEKDVKNIDTEEKPYFIIPEAEQKNNIAIDSVFINQTLENFYEIGVSLSAYGEDFKPVSMALYNQSKLIAKTIINFDAKKKKINFTIPKEAFHGYVVIEDNGLTYDNKLYFSILKTKKTNIISIGEPEKSNFLSRIYTAAEFNYHNYSISSLDYNSLDKQNTIILNELAEVPQALQTTLKAFVGKGGNLVVIPSEKTSISNLNSFLANFGKIQFTTLESKVKLITKINFDHPLFSGVFENKITNFQYPKTNSSFGISSPYPAVLSYEDQSVFVTAIQNPVSGITVFSAPINATNSNFQQSPLIVPLFYKMGQNNQKTGVNALIIGSNQPYFVDVLLTKDAILEVKGNDDSFIPIQQVLNNKVKLTFNDFPETAGNYSVFDRKEWVENLSFNYKRSESDLSQVNTNVVSDFKTADTLSTIFNTLQTERTDSQIWKWFVIFALLFLALEIAIIKFVK encoded by the coding sequence ATGCATTTTAAACATCCCGAAATTCTATACTTTCTGTTTTTGTTAATTGTTCCAATCTTGGTTCATTTATTTCAATTACGACGTTTTAAAACCTCTTTTTTCACCAATGTTCGTTTCCTGAAAGAACTTGCTATTCAGACCCGAAAGAGTTCTAAAATCAAGAAGCGATTGTTGCTGGCTACCCGCCTGCTATTGTTGACCTGTATCATTCTCGCTTTTGCCCAGCCTTTTTTTCAAGCCAAAGACAGCAAAAATGCCGCTAACGAAATGTACATCATTCTCGACAACTCGTTTAGTATGCAGGCCAAAGGCAAAAAAGGGGAATTACTAAAACGTGCCGTGCAGGAACTGCTGGAAAACACGCCCGAAAACACCTCTTTTTCATTGCTGACCAATACCGAAAACTACTGGAATACCGATATCAAATCATCCAAAAGTGCTTTACAAAACCTAAAGTACAGCGCTACTCCATTTGAGCTTCCATCGATAATGGCCAAGATCAAAGCGCACAAATCAGCGCATAAAAAAGATATTGTGGTTATCACTGATGCTGTTGGTTTAGCCGAAAAAGATGTAAAAAATATCGATACAGAAGAGAAACCCTATTTTATTATCCCTGAAGCTGAGCAAAAAAATAACATCGCCATAGACAGTGTTTTTATCAATCAAACCTTAGAGAACTTCTACGAAATAGGCGTTAGTTTATCTGCTTATGGTGAAGATTTCAAGCCTGTTTCGATGGCACTATACAATCAAAGCAAACTAATTGCTAAAACCATCATCAATTTTGATGCAAAGAAAAAGAAAATCAACTTTACCATTCCGAAAGAAGCTTTTCACGGTTATGTCGTTATTGAAGACAACGGATTAACCTACGACAACAAACTCTATTTCAGCATTCTAAAAACAAAGAAAACCAACATCATCAGCATTGGTGAACCTGAAAAAAGCAATTTCCTGTCCCGAATTTATACGGCAGCCGAATTCAACTACCACAACTATTCGATTAGCAGTCTGGATTACAATAGCCTGGACAAACAAAATACGATTATTTTAAATGAATTAGCCGAAGTTCCTCAGGCACTGCAAACCACTTTAAAGGCCTTTGTAGGTAAAGGAGGTAATTTAGTCGTGATCCCGTCTGAGAAAACGTCGATTTCAAATTTGAATTCCTTTTTAGCTAATTTCGGAAAAATTCAATTTACGACTCTTGAGAGCAAGGTGAAGTTAATCACCAAAATCAATTTTGATCATCCGTTATTCTCTGGTGTTTTCGAGAATAAAATCACGAATTTTCAATATCCAAAGACAAACAGTTCTTTCGGAATTTCAAGCCCTTATCCGGCCGTTTTATCATACGAAGATCAAAGTGTGTTTGTAACAGCCATTCAGAATCCAGTTTCCGGAATTACGGTTTTTTCAGCTCCTATCAATGCCACAAATTCAAACTTTCAGCAATCACCCTTAATTGTTCCTTTGTTTTATAAAATGGGGCAAAACAATCAGAAAACCGGGGTAAATGCTTTGATTATAGGCAGTAACCAACCCTATTTTGTAGATGTTTTATTGACCAAAGATGCTATTCTGGAAGTAAAAGGAAACGATGATTCTTTTATTCCAATCCAGCAGGTACTGAACAACAAAGTCAAACTTACTTTTAACGACTTCCCGGAAACAGCCGGTAATTATAGTGTTTTTGACAGAAAAGAATGGGTTGAAAATCTGAGTTTCAATTACAAAAGAAGCGAAAGCGATTTGAGTCAGGTAAACACAAATGTCGTTTCAGATTTTAAAACTGCCGATACCCTTTCCACCATTTTTAACACCTTACAAACTGAGCGTACAGACAGTCAAATTTGGAAATGGTTTGTTATCTTTGCACTGTTATTTTTAGCATTGGAAATAGCAATTATAAAATTTGTAAAGTAG